A window from Aeromonas rivipollensis encodes these proteins:
- a CDS encoding helix-turn-helix domain-containing protein, with product MQEMNRHLAQRLKELRAELGWSLDVAARETGVSKAMLGQIERGESSPTVATLWKIATGFRVSFSSFIEPTPAVTGETLYRIADDIRQQPAGEGMQVAPLFPYEGRFGFELFELTLLPGYQRESEPHEPGVTEHVIVISGAMEVLVDGQWRSLDQGEAVRFAADRPHGYRNLGIAPAVFHNLIHYPATRP from the coding sequence ATGCAGGAGATGAATCGGCACCTGGCTCAGCGATTGAAAGAGTTGCGCGCCGAACTGGGGTGGAGTCTGGATGTGGCTGCCCGCGAGACCGGGGTGAGCAAGGCCATGCTGGGGCAGATAGAGCGGGGTGAATCCAGTCCGACGGTGGCGACCCTGTGGAAGATAGCCACCGGATTTCGGGTCTCCTTCTCCAGCTTTATCGAGCCGACCCCGGCAGTGACGGGGGAGACGCTCTATCGCATCGCCGATGACATTCGCCAGCAACCGGCGGGTGAAGGCATGCAGGTGGCGCCGTTGTTTCCCTATGAAGGCCGGTTCGGTTTCGAGCTGTTCGAGTTGACCCTGCTACCCGGCTATCAGCGGGAATCTGAACCCCATGAGCCTGGGGTGACCGAACATGTCATCGTCATCAGCGGGGCGATGGAGGTGCTGGTCGATGGGCAGTGGCGTTCACTGGATCAGGGGGAAGCCGTTCGCTTCGCCGCCGATCGTCCCCACGGTTACCGCAATCTGGGAATAGCTCCGGCCGTTTTTCACAATCTGATCCATTATCCCGCCACTCGCCCCTGA
- a CDS encoding NnrS family protein: MHQILDSQKEEQIIPLFRLGFRPFFLLGSLFSCLAMLGWLGQLNNWFALPGIGNPIWWHAHEMLFGFGAAIVAGFLLTAVQNWTAHPGVRSWPLALIVGMWVLPRCLLPWFGEDNLILMALDLAWLPLCAWFLAKPVIMTRQWRNLFFVPLLLILTLLNGASWLWRDDWSAVEHLLITTVLLFTTLIAVMGGRVIPFFTARGTGQEKAPPSPWLERGALASLWLILLLWLLPDSWTNSLYMVPLYIVAAGLHLGRQLRWRPGTTLAQPLLCSLHLAYLFIPLGLLALAAQAAGLPLSLSLASHLLSAGCMGTMILGMIARVSLGHSGRALHVGRRITLAFALVILSASVRVLLPLYWPTLTLTGWNLSGWSWIAAYGLFVWVYTPILARPRADGRPG, from the coding sequence ATGCACCAGATTCTCGATAGCCAGAAGGAAGAGCAGATAATCCCTCTGTTCCGCTTGGGGTTTCGCCCCTTCTTTCTACTCGGATCCCTGTTTTCCTGCCTGGCCATGCTGGGTTGGCTGGGGCAACTTAATAACTGGTTCGCCCTGCCCGGTATTGGCAATCCCATCTGGTGGCACGCTCATGAGATGTTGTTCGGCTTCGGCGCCGCCATAGTTGCGGGGTTTCTGCTGACTGCCGTCCAGAACTGGACGGCTCATCCCGGCGTTCGCAGCTGGCCATTGGCGCTGATCGTGGGAATGTGGGTGCTGCCAAGATGCCTGCTCCCCTGGTTTGGAGAAGACAATCTCATCCTGATGGCACTGGATCTGGCCTGGTTGCCGCTCTGTGCCTGGTTCCTCGCCAAGCCCGTCATCATGACGCGCCAATGGCGCAACCTCTTCTTTGTCCCCCTGCTCCTCATATTGACTCTGCTCAATGGCGCCAGTTGGTTATGGCGAGATGACTGGAGCGCAGTGGAACATCTGCTCATCACGACGGTACTGCTGTTCACCACCCTGATCGCCGTGATGGGCGGGCGTGTGATTCCCTTCTTTACCGCCAGAGGCACGGGTCAGGAGAAGGCGCCTCCCAGCCCTTGGCTGGAGCGCGGGGCATTGGCCTCTCTCTGGTTGATCCTGCTGCTCTGGCTGCTGCCTGATTCATGGACCAACTCTCTATACATGGTACCTTTATATATAGTGGCGGCCGGCTTGCACCTGGGCAGGCAACTGCGCTGGCGACCCGGCACCACCCTGGCACAGCCCCTGTTATGCTCGCTGCACCTGGCTTACCTGTTTATTCCCCTTGGCCTGCTCGCCCTTGCGGCCCAGGCTGCGGGACTGCCTCTCAGCTTGTCCCTCGCCAGTCACCTGCTCAGTGCGGGCTGCATGGGGACCATGATCCTCGGGATGATTGCCAGAGTGTCACTCGGTCACAGCGGCAGGGCCCTGCATGTCGGGCGCAGGATCACCCTGGCATTCGCGCTGGTGATCCTCTCTGCCTCCGTGCGAGTCCTGCTTCCTCTGTATTGGCCTACCTTGACGCTGACGGGATGGAACCTGAGCGGCTGGAGCTGGATAGCGGCCTATGGCCTCTTTGTCTGGGTTTACACCCCCATCCTGGCCCGCCCCAGAGCGGACGGTCGTCCGGGTTAG
- the metF gene encoding methylenetetrahydrofolate reductase, whose amino-acid sequence MGFHSARQVEALNQSLADLGNNISVSFEFFPPNSEGMENTLWQSIERLQVLEPKFVSVTYGANSGTRDRTHKVIKDIKERTGLIAAPHLTCIDASRDELRTIARDYWNSGIRHIVALRGDLPPGLDKPDMYATDLVALLKSEADFDISVAAYPEGHPEARSAQSDLLNLKRKIDAGANRAITQFFFDVETYLRFRDRCAAIGIDAEIVPGILPVSNFQTLNKFAGFTNVKIPRWMHQRFEGLDNDQMTRNMVGASIAIDQVRVLSQEGVKDFHFYTLNRSELTYAICHTLGVRPKGQA is encoded by the coding sequence ATGGGATTTCACAGCGCGCGTCAGGTCGAGGCACTCAACCAGAGTCTGGCTGACTTGGGTAACAACATTTCAGTCAGTTTCGAGTTTTTTCCACCCAACAGTGAAGGGATGGAGAATACCCTCTGGCAATCCATCGAACGACTGCAGGTGCTGGAACCCAAGTTTGTCTCCGTGACCTATGGCGCCAACTCGGGCACCCGGGACCGTACGCACAAGGTAATAAAGGACATCAAGGAGCGCACCGGTCTCATCGCCGCGCCGCACCTGACCTGTATCGATGCCAGCCGCGACGAGCTGAGAACCATTGCCCGTGACTACTGGAACAGCGGCATTCGCCACATAGTGGCACTGCGCGGTGACCTGCCCCCCGGACTCGACAAGCCGGACATGTATGCCACCGATCTGGTCGCCCTGCTCAAGTCCGAGGCCGACTTCGACATCTCGGTGGCTGCCTATCCGGAGGGCCACCCCGAAGCCAGGAGCGCGCAGTCCGACCTGCTCAACCTCAAGCGCAAGATAGATGCCGGTGCCAACCGCGCCATTACCCAGTTCTTCTTCGATGTGGAGACCTATCTGCGCTTTCGTGATCGCTGCGCCGCCATCGGCATCGATGCCGAGATAGTGCCGGGGATACTGCCGGTCTCCAATTTCCAGACCCTCAACAAGTTTGCCGGCTTTACCAACGTGAAGATCCCGCGCTGGATGCACCAGCGGTTCGAAGGGCTGGATAACGATCAGATGACTCGCAACATGGTGGGCGCCAGTATCGCCATCGATCAGGTGCGGGTGCTGAGCCAGGAAGGGGTGAAGGATTTTCACTTCTATACCCTGAACCGCTCCGAGCTGACCTACGCCATCTGCCATACCCTGGGAGTCAGGCCGAAAGGCCAGGCCTGA
- a CDS encoding benzoate/H(+) symporter BenE family transporter — MPFALPHLVAGLIAVLVGYTSSVVLIIQAATAAGADAAQVSSWLWTLGIGMGMSCIGLSLYYRIPVLTAWSTPGAALLITSLGNFSLAEAIGAFIISSLLITLCGISGWFDRLMRHIPAPLAAAMLAGVLLRFGLDLFKVAPQDPLLLGALLLAFLLGRHLWPRYTMVLVLATGMLLCALRGELQLTEVHWQLSSPVWISPTFSINAVLGIALPLFLVTMTSQNMPGIAILRAHGYQPATSSLIGWTGLTGLLLAPFGGYAFNLAAITAAICMGKEVDPDAARRWPAAVWAGCFYLLTGCFGATVVALFSAFPTALVTCVAGLALLGTIGSSLHGALQQDEEREAALLTFLITASGISLLGVGSACWGLLVGVALHQVNRLRA; from the coding sequence ATGCCCTTTGCTCTCCCTCACCTAGTCGCAGGCCTTATCGCCGTCCTGGTTGGCTATACCAGCTCGGTCGTACTGATCATTCAGGCGGCTACCGCCGCCGGCGCCGATGCAGCCCAGGTATCCTCTTGGCTATGGACGCTGGGTATCGGCATGGGCATGAGCTGCATCGGCCTCTCCCTCTATTACCGCATCCCGGTGCTGACCGCCTGGTCAACACCGGGGGCCGCCCTGCTTATCACCAGCCTGGGCAATTTCAGCCTGGCGGAGGCCATAGGCGCCTTCATCATCTCCTCCTTGCTGATCACCCTGTGCGGCATCAGCGGCTGGTTCGACAGGCTGATGCGCCACATCCCGGCCCCCCTGGCCGCCGCCATGCTGGCCGGGGTGCTGCTCAGATTCGGGTTGGACCTGTTCAAGGTGGCCCCCCAGGATCCCTTGCTGCTTGGCGCCTTGCTGCTGGCTTTCTTGCTCGGCCGCCACCTCTGGCCCCGCTATACCATGGTGCTGGTCCTGGCCACCGGCATGTTGCTCTGCGCCCTGAGGGGCGAGCTGCAGCTGACTGAAGTCCACTGGCAACTCTCCAGCCCGGTGTGGATCTCGCCAACCTTTTCCATCAACGCCGTGCTGGGGATAGCGCTACCGCTGTTCCTAGTCACCATGACGTCGCAAAACATGCCGGGCATCGCGATCCTCCGTGCCCATGGCTATCAACCGGCCACCTCTTCCCTGATCGGCTGGACCGGCCTTACCGGTCTGCTGCTGGCCCCGTTCGGTGGTTACGCCTTCAACCTGGCCGCCATCACGGCCGCCATCTGCATGGGCAAGGAAGTGGATCCCGACGCCGCCCGCCGCTGGCCTGCCGCCGTGTGGGCGGGTTGCTTCTACCTGCTGACCGGTTGCTTCGGGGCGACTGTGGTCGCCTTGTTCAGCGCCTTCCCCACCGCCCTGGTGACCTGCGTGGCCGGGCTGGCACTGCTCGGCACCATAGGCAGCAGCCTGCACGGGGCGCTGCAGCAGGATGAAGAGCGGGAAGCCGCGCTGCTGACCTTCCTCATCACGGCCTCGGGGATCAGCCTGCTCGGTGTCGGTTCCGCCTGTTGGGGATTGCTGGTCGGCGTGGCGCTGCATCAAGTCAACCGGCTCCGCGCCTGA
- a CDS encoding ABC transporter substrate-binding protein: protein MANKWIGALSLLLCGQLMASELVIESWRIDDKTLWEEKIIPAFEAAHPGIQVSFNGVQNVEYMPTLWASLKAGKAGDLITCRPFDDSLALFKAGHLAELSEMAGMENFPSFAQSPWQTDSGAQTFCVPMASVIHGFFYNKQIFSELGLAVPQTRDQFFAVLDKVKADGRYVPLAMSGSESWVASELGFQNIGPNYWKGEDGRLALIAGQERLDNPQYVKVFEELARWRAYLGEGVEGRDYATTNELFTSGKAAFYAAGSWEIAPFTDKVDFGVMRPPVSKEGDGCFFTDHTDIGMGMNPASKNKEAAMTFLQWLTTSQFAELYTNSLPGFFSLSNHFFEATNPAAKEMMEWRDQCDSTIRVATQILSRGTPKLGDELAEVSQGVLLGTMAPQAAADRLEQGLKGWYAPHQSPQAKGLDCQCAAPAAISAAPATIEAAVAAPSAAISTGLNPSPAPAAVAPSAAAPTDVEQALASELDAPQP, encoded by the coding sequence ATGGCTAACAAGTGGATCGGGGCCCTGAGTCTCCTGTTGTGTGGCCAGCTGATGGCCAGCGAGCTGGTGATCGAAAGCTGGCGGATAGATGACAAGACCTTGTGGGAGGAGAAGATCATTCCCGCCTTCGAGGCCGCTCACCCGGGCATCCAGGTGAGCTTCAACGGGGTGCAGAACGTCGAATACATGCCGACCCTCTGGGCCAGCCTGAAGGCGGGCAAGGCCGGGGATCTCATCACCTGCCGCCCGTTCGACGACTCCCTGGCCCTGTTCAAGGCGGGCCACCTGGCGGAGCTGAGCGAGATGGCCGGGATGGAGAACTTCCCGAGCTTCGCCCAGTCCCCCTGGCAGACCGATAGCGGCGCCCAGACCTTCTGCGTGCCCATGGCCTCCGTCATTCACGGCTTCTTCTACAACAAACAGATCTTCAGTGAGCTGGGGCTGGCGGTGCCGCAGACCCGGGACCAGTTCTTCGCCGTGCTCGACAAGGTGAAGGCGGATGGCCGCTATGTACCGCTGGCCATGAGTGGTTCGGAGAGCTGGGTCGCCTCAGAGCTGGGCTTCCAGAACATAGGCCCCAACTACTGGAAGGGGGAGGATGGCCGGCTGGCGCTGATCGCGGGCCAGGAGCGGCTCGACAACCCGCAATACGTCAAGGTGTTCGAGGAACTGGCCCGCTGGCGCGCCTATCTCGGCGAGGGGGTCGAGGGTCGTGACTACGCCACCACCAACGAGCTGTTCACCTCCGGCAAGGCCGCCTTCTATGCGGCTGGTTCCTGGGAGATAGCCCCCTTCACCGACAAGGTGGACTTTGGTGTCATGCGCCCCCCTGTGAGCAAAGAGGGTGACGGTTGCTTCTTTACCGATCACACCGACATCGGTATGGGGATGAACCCGGCCAGCAAGAACAAGGAGGCCGCCATGACCTTCCTGCAGTGGCTGACCACCTCCCAGTTTGCCGAGCTCTATACCAACTCGCTGCCGGGGTTCTTCTCCCTCTCCAACCACTTCTTCGAGGCCACCAACCCGGCGGCCAAAGAGATGATGGAGTGGCGGGATCAGTGTGACTCCACCATCCGGGTCGCCACCCAGATCCTCTCTCGCGGCACCCCCAAGTTGGGGGATGAGCTGGCCGAGGTGAGCCAGGGGGTGTTGCTCGGCACCATGGCACCGCAAGCCGCCGCCGATCGGCTGGAGCAGGGACTGAAGGGCTGGTACGCCCCTCATCAGAGCCCGCAGGCCAAGGGGCTGGACTGTCAATGTGCGGCGCCCGCAGCCATCTCTGCCGCTCCTGCCACGATTGAGGCCGCCGTCGCTGCGCCATCCGCGGCCATCTCGACCGGATTGAACCCGTCCCCCGCGCCTGCGGCTGTTGCCCCCTCAGCGGCGGCCCCGACCGACGTCGAGCAGGCGCTGGCCAGCGAGCTGGACGCACCTCAGCCCTGA
- a CDS encoding DUF3103 family protein, which produces MRNQAVILLLALLGTASAHAADTDRELARQLALQQKNLLPLLANQEYQSPLPNLLQKASPRLKRQATDANQAAINRQGLEGEVKQLMQLRLANPEQANALKQGTEPLIAYVPSGDEKSWSAIEAFDGAGNPVYLDVNQPPARPVLVVEADPVKAKNAGLKVMRKALAAADMQVAPRAADNTAPLKTSILKKIRLSDDQEPWLLGAAEVYAVVAGVNPSRDEPVVDIVDMPYLDYDNTDYSPNQILVYWDRYRWGAVDLVMMEQDDNVNYKELSALLIEALKLGFTAGGVPEALPFLDLGGRIVKALPDSWMTNNDDYLDTFYTLEQDQSYHQYPGAAGNAVITLEPKEIQPTRP; this is translated from the coding sequence ATGAGGAATCAGGCTGTCATTTTATTGCTGGCCCTGCTGGGCACCGCCAGTGCCCATGCCGCCGACACGGACAGGGAGCTGGCACGCCAGCTCGCACTGCAGCAGAAGAATCTGTTGCCCCTGCTCGCCAATCAGGAGTACCAGAGTCCGCTGCCCAACCTGCTGCAAAAGGCGAGCCCCAGGCTGAAGCGCCAAGCCACCGATGCCAATCAGGCCGCCATCAACCGGCAAGGACTGGAGGGTGAGGTCAAACAGCTGATGCAGTTGCGACTGGCCAACCCCGAGCAGGCCAATGCGCTCAAGCAGGGAACGGAGCCGCTGATTGCCTACGTGCCGAGCGGCGATGAGAAGAGCTGGAGCGCCATCGAAGCCTTCGATGGCGCCGGCAATCCGGTCTACCTCGATGTGAACCAGCCACCGGCACGACCCGTGCTGGTAGTGGAGGCCGACCCCGTCAAGGCCAAGAATGCCGGTCTGAAGGTGATGCGCAAGGCGCTGGCTGCCGCAGACATGCAAGTAGCCCCCCGTGCCGCCGACAACACTGCCCCCCTCAAGACCAGCATCCTCAAGAAGATCAGGCTCAGCGATGATCAGGAGCCCTGGTTGCTCGGCGCCGCCGAGGTCTACGCCGTCGTGGCCGGTGTCAATCCGAGCCGGGACGAACCCGTGGTGGACATAGTCGACATGCCCTACCTCGACTATGACAACACAGATTACAGCCCGAACCAGATCCTGGTGTACTGGGATCGCTATCGCTGGGGCGCAGTCGACCTCGTCATGATGGAGCAGGATGACAACGTCAACTACAAGGAGCTGAGCGCCCTGTTGATCGAGGCGCTCAAGCTCGGCTTCACCGCTGGCGGCGTGCCGGAAGCCCTCCCCTTCCTCGATCTCGGCGGCCGCATCGTCAAGGCGCTGCCCGATTCCTGGATGACCAACAACGACGACTACCTGGATACCTTCTACACCCTGGAGCAGGACCAGAGCTACCACCAGTACCCCGGTGCCGCCGGCAATGCGGTCATCACGCTGGAGCCCAAGGAGATCCAGCCGACCAGACCCTGA
- a CDS encoding GNAT family N-acetyltransferase yields the protein MEDHPGFATDLLFDRYQGEVTDHEEFWAVRTPTAPDYYFGNYLLLPTPPSDRDKGWLEASFDKLIGQDPKIRHRTFQWPLAEGQNSRVAGFVAAGYQYMECVVLALEAADWQAPNGQDLAPARPFTPADWDDWLTLELDDRDSSHGEASYLAYLQSRRDLYQAMIADGLGQWWGIWQGDRLVASCGLFFTGTMGRFQLVRTHQDWRNRGLCRQLLSQVARQGFLRARQLIIVADEHYHAQRVYRALGFVPVARIGSLCRWAQQP from the coding sequence ATGGAAGATCACCCCGGTTTTGCCACCGATTTGCTGTTCGATCGCTATCAAGGCGAGGTGACGGACCATGAAGAGTTCTGGGCCGTGCGCACCCCGACAGCCCCGGATTACTACTTCGGCAACTATCTGCTGCTCCCCACTCCGCCCAGCGACCGCGACAAGGGTTGGCTCGAAGCCAGCTTCGACAAGCTGATCGGCCAGGATCCCAAGATCCGCCATCGCACCTTCCAGTGGCCGCTGGCCGAGGGACAGAACAGCCGGGTCGCCGGCTTCGTGGCGGCGGGATACCAATACATGGAGTGCGTGGTGCTGGCGCTGGAGGCCGCCGACTGGCAGGCCCCGAACGGCCAGGATCTCGCCCCGGCCCGCCCCTTCACCCCCGCCGACTGGGATGACTGGCTGACCCTGGAGCTCGATGACAGGGACTCGAGCCATGGGGAGGCGAGCTACCTCGCCTACCTTCAGTCACGGCGCGACCTCTATCAGGCCATGATCGCCGATGGATTGGGACAATGGTGGGGGATCTGGCAGGGGGATCGTCTGGTGGCCAGCTGCGGCCTCTTCTTCACCGGCACCATGGGGCGCTTTCAGCTGGTACGCACCCATCAGGATTGGCGCAACCGGGGCCTCTGCCGTCAGCTGCTGAGCCAGGTCGCCCGCCAGGGGTTCCTGCGGGCCAGGCAGCTCATCATAGTGGCCGACGAGCACTACCACGCCCAGCGGGTCTACCGCGCCCTGGGCTTCGTTCCGGTGGCGCGGATCGGCAGCCTGTGCCGCTGGGCTCAGCAGCCATAG